The following proteins come from a genomic window of Microtus ochrogaster isolate Prairie Vole_2 unplaced genomic scaffold, MicOch1.0 UNK1, whole genome shotgun sequence:
- the Rpusd3 gene encoding mitochondrial mRNA pseudouridine synthase RPUSD3 isoform X5, which produces MGALRVWRWISETWRPGFGAGVRRRDAGFGTEARRRSQPQASNKSKDPVEDQPFPGLLRTENLGVEELVDVLKAAVVDQKGPLVTLSKPQGLPVTGMGTGRPGELTLLSVLPQLSQALGLGHRELQVVRAPGKEASGLVLLSGCPQTASRLQKFFAHSRRSQRPTATYCAITDGVPEPSEGTVSVALKLERMDGINLAVPVASPSRKDILEGVKRTLSHFHVMATGCGCALVQLQPLTVNCRCTWLCSSARCLGTTPMLLEWALFWASAFCGQPRPPNPRHRSWMKLSSNASA; this is translated from the exons ATGGGCGCCTTGCGTGTTTGGCGTTGGATTTCGGAGACCTGGCGGCCCGGGTTCGGGGCTGGCGTACGGCGGAGAGATGCAGGCTTCGGCACCGAGGCCCG GCGTCGGTCTCAACCTCAAGCTTCCAACAAGAGCAAGGACCCAGTGGAGGACCAGCCCTTCCCGGGGCTTCTGCGGACAGAGAACCTGGGCGTGGAAGAGCTGGTTGACGTGCTGAAGGCAGCTGTGGTAGATCAGAAAG GACCTCTGGTGacactgagcaagccacagggtcTGCCTGTGACAGGTATGGGCACGG gGAGACCCGGGGAGCTGACGTTGCTTTCTGTGCTGCCGCAGCTGAGCCAGGCCCTGGGGCTTGGACACCGGGAGCTCCAGGTTGTGCGAGCACCTGGAAA GGAGGCCTCTGGGCTTGTGCTCCTCTCCGGCTGTCCCCAGACAGCAAGCCGCCTGCAGAAGTTCTTCGCTCACTCGAGGAGAAGCCAGAGGCCCACAGCCACCTACTG tgcCATCACTGATGGCGTCCCTGAGCCTTCTGAGGGGACTGTCAGCGTGGCTCTGAAACTGGAACGCATGGATGGCATTAATCTT GCGGTCCCGGTGGCATCCCCATCTCGAAAGGACATCCTAGAAGGTGTCAAGAGGACCCTCAGCCATTTTCACGTGATGGCCACAGGCTGTGGCTGTGCCCTGGTCCAGCTGCAGCCACTGACAG TCAACTGCAGGTGCACATGGCTCTGCAGCTCTGCCCGGTGCTTGGGGACCACACCTATGCTGCTCGAGTGGGCACTGTTCTGGGCCAGCGCTTTCTGTGGCCAGCCACGACCACCAAACCCCAGACACAG
- the Cidec gene encoding cell death activator CIDE-3 isoform X1, which produces MDYAMKSLSLLYPKSLSRHVAVSTAVVTQQLVSKPRREAPRARPCRVSTADRKVRKGIMAHSLEDLLGKVQDILKLKHKPFSLVLEEDGTIVETEEYFQALARDTVFMVLQKGQKWKPQSEQRKKRPQLSDSQKPTKKIDVARVTFDLYKLNPQDFIGCLNVKATLYDTYSLSYDLHCYRAKRIVKEMLRWALFSMQATGHMLLGTSSYMQQFLDATEEEQPSKTKTPSLLPACLKMLQ; this is translated from the exons GCATGTGGCAGTGAGCACTGCAGTGGTGACCCAACAGCTGGTGTCTAAGCCCAGGCGGGAAGCCCCCAGGGCGAGGCCCTGCCGAGTTAGCACGGCAGATCGGAAAGTTCGCAAAGGCATCATGGCTCACAGCCTGGAGGACCTCCTGGGCAAG GTCCAGGATATCTTGAAACTTAAACACAAGCCCTTCTCCCTCGTGCTGGAGGAAGATGGTACGattgtggagacagaagaatatTTCCAAGCCCTCGCAAGAGATACCGTGTTCATGGTCTTGCAGAAGGGGCAGAAGTGGAAGCCCCAATCAGAGCAG CGCAAGAAGAGACCCCAGCTATCCGATTCCCAGAAGCCGACTAAGAAGATCGATGTGGCCCGCGTAACGTTCGACCTGTACAAGCTGAACCCTCAGGACTTCATCGGCTGCCTGAACGTGAAGGCGACCCTCTATGACACATACTCGCTTTCCTATGACCTGCACTGCTACAGGGCCAAGCGCATCGTGAA GGAAATGCTCCGCTGGGCCCTCTTCAGCATGCAGGCCACAGGCCACATGCTGCTTGGCACCTCCAGCTACATGCAGCAGTTCCTGGATGCCACTGAGGAGGAACAGCCTTCCAAGACCaagaccccctccctcctccccgcctGTCTGAAGATGCTGCAGTGA
- the Rpusd3 gene encoding mitochondrial mRNA pseudouridine synthase RPUSD3 isoform X4 has translation MGALRVWRWISETWRPGFGAGVRRRDAGFGTEARRRSQPQASNKSKDPVEDQPFPGLLRTENLGVEELVDVLKAAVVDQKGPLVTLSKPQGLPVTGMGTGRPGELTLLSVLPQLSQALGLGHRELQVVRAPGKEASGLVLLSGCPQTASRLQKFFAHSRRSQRPTATYCAITDGVPEPSEGTVSVALKLERMDGINLAVPVASPSRKDILEGVKRTLSHFHVMATGCGCALVQLQPLTGSGHLRSIGSGNEDSPSWSGRTAGSSPIFQCFPVNCRCTWLCSSARCLGTTPMLLEWALFWASAFCGQPRPPNPRHRSWMKLSSNASA, from the exons ATGGGCGCCTTGCGTGTTTGGCGTTGGATTTCGGAGACCTGGCGGCCCGGGTTCGGGGCTGGCGTACGGCGGAGAGATGCAGGCTTCGGCACCGAGGCCCG GCGTCGGTCTCAACCTCAAGCTTCCAACAAGAGCAAGGACCCAGTGGAGGACCAGCCCTTCCCGGGGCTTCTGCGGACAGAGAACCTGGGCGTGGAAGAGCTGGTTGACGTGCTGAAGGCAGCTGTGGTAGATCAGAAAG GACCTCTGGTGacactgagcaagccacagggtcTGCCTGTGACAGGTATGGGCACGG gGAGACCCGGGGAGCTGACGTTGCTTTCTGTGCTGCCGCAGCTGAGCCAGGCCCTGGGGCTTGGACACCGGGAGCTCCAGGTTGTGCGAGCACCTGGAAA GGAGGCCTCTGGGCTTGTGCTCCTCTCCGGCTGTCCCCAGACAGCAAGCCGCCTGCAGAAGTTCTTCGCTCACTCGAGGAGAAGCCAGAGGCCCACAGCCACCTACTG tgcCATCACTGATGGCGTCCCTGAGCCTTCTGAGGGGACTGTCAGCGTGGCTCTGAAACTGGAACGCATGGATGGCATTAATCTT GCGGTCCCGGTGGCATCCCCATCTCGAAAGGACATCCTAGAAGGTGTCAAGAGGACCCTCAGCCATTTTCACGTGATGGCCACAGGCTGTGGCTGTGCCCTGGTCCAGCTGCAGCCACTGACAG GCAGCGGTCACCTCAGATCCATAGGCTCTGGGAACGAGGACAGTCCTTCCTGGTCAGGAAGAACAGCTGGCTCCTCACCCATCTTTCAGTGTTTCCCAGTCAACTGCAGGTGCACATGGCTCTGCAGCTCTGCCCGGTGCTTGGGGACCACACCTATGCTGCTCGAGTGGGCACTGTTCTGGGCCAGCGCTTTCTGTGGCCAGCCACGACCACCAAACCCCAGACACAG